In Pseudomonas poae, a single genomic region encodes these proteins:
- a CDS encoding glycine betaine/L-proline ABC transporter ATP-binding protein: MTTVSKIEVKNVFKIFGARSKDALSLIGQGKTKDQVLAETGCVVGVNDLSLSIGTGEIFVIMGLSGSGKSTLVRHFNRLIDPTSGAILVDGEDILQLDMEALRQFRRHKISMVFQSFGLLPHKSVLDNVAYGLKVRGETKQVCAERALHWIETVGLKGYENKYPHQLSGGMRQRVGLARALAADTDIILMDEAFSALDPLIRAEMQDQLLELQKTLHKTIVFITHDLDEAVRIGNRIAILKDGKLIQVGTPREILHSPADEYVDRFVQRRAAVV, translated from the coding sequence ATGACTACTGTCAGCAAAATTGAAGTTAAAAACGTCTTCAAGATCTTCGGTGCCCGTTCCAAGGACGCGCTGTCGCTGATCGGCCAGGGCAAGACCAAGGACCAGGTACTGGCCGAAACCGGTTGCGTGGTCGGCGTGAACGACTTGTCGCTGAGCATCGGTACCGGCGAGATCTTTGTGATCATGGGCCTGTCGGGTTCCGGCAAATCCACGCTGGTGCGCCACTTCAACCGCCTGATCGACCCTACCAGTGGCGCGATCCTGGTGGACGGCGAAGACATCCTGCAACTGGACATGGAAGCCCTGCGCCAATTCCGTCGGCACAAGATCAGCATGGTGTTCCAGAGCTTCGGCCTGCTGCCCCACAAGAGCGTGCTGGATAACGTTGCCTACGGCCTCAAGGTGCGCGGCGAAACCAAGCAGGTCTGCGCCGAACGCGCCCTGCACTGGATCGAAACCGTGGGCCTCAAGGGTTACGAAAACAAATACCCGCACCAGCTCTCTGGCGGCATGCGCCAGCGTGTCGGCCTGGCCCGCGCATTGGCGGCGGACACCGACATCATCCTGATGGACGAAGCGTTCAGCGCCCTCGACCCGTTGATCCGCGCCGAGATGCAGGACCAGTTGCTGGAGCTGCAAAAGACCCTGCACAAAACCATCGTGTTCATCACCCACGACCTCGACGAGGCCGTGCGAATCGGCAACCGCATCGCGATTCTCAAGGACGGCAAGCTGATCCAGGTCGGCACGCCGCGCGAGATCCTGCATTCGCCGGCGGATGAGTATGTGGACCGGTTTGTTCAGCGGCGGGCGGCGGTAGTCTGA
- a CDS encoding cytosine permease: protein MAANDTTPLIERRSIDYIPEAERHGRLLSQFTLWLGANLQITAIVTGALAVVLGGDVFWSLIGLLIGQLLGGGVMALHAAQGPQLGLPQMISSRVQFGVYGAVIPLVLVCLMYIGFSASGSLLAGQAVAQLLHVEDWVGIVLFAGLIMVFTIFGYRVIHGIGRVASVLGVIAFMYLFYTLLAGNDVGALLGNKHFSLSSFLLAISLSASWQIAFGPYVADYSRYLPRSTSASKTFWAVGLGSVIGAQASMVFGVFAAALAGAQFAHHEVSFIVSLGGTGVVAALLYFSIAFGKVTVTTLNAYGSFMSIATIISGFRGSRHISSAVRLLYIFLMVSIAAALALLGKDSFLKDFSAFILFLLAFFTPWSAINLVDFYCITKERYDIPALSNPNGRYGRWNVMGISIYVFGVLIQMPFISTHFYTGPLVASLGDTDISWIIGLVVPAALYYWAAKKWHSAIPEHLILPVEQGAAPTTTNGLAAQA, encoded by the coding sequence ATGGCTGCAAATGACACCACCCCGTTGATCGAAAGGCGTTCGATCGACTACATCCCGGAAGCGGAAAGACATGGTCGTCTATTGAGCCAGTTCACCCTGTGGCTGGGTGCCAACCTGCAGATCACTGCGATTGTCACCGGGGCTTTGGCCGTGGTGCTGGGCGGTGATGTGTTCTGGTCGTTGATCGGTCTGTTGATCGGCCAACTGCTGGGCGGTGGCGTGATGGCGTTGCACGCGGCGCAAGGTCCGCAATTGGGTTTGCCGCAGATGATCTCCAGCCGCGTGCAGTTTGGCGTGTATGGCGCGGTGATCCCGCTGGTGTTGGTGTGCCTGATGTACATCGGTTTTTCCGCCAGCGGTTCGCTGTTGGCGGGGCAAGCGGTGGCGCAGTTGCTGCACGTGGAAGACTGGGTCGGCATCGTGCTGTTCGCAGGCTTGATCATGGTGTTTACCATTTTCGGCTACCGCGTCATCCACGGCATAGGGCGCGTGGCCAGCGTGCTCGGCGTCATCGCGTTTATGTACCTGTTCTACACATTGCTGGCAGGTAACGACGTTGGCGCGCTGCTGGGCAACAAGCACTTTTCCCTGAGCAGTTTTCTGTTGGCGATCTCGTTGTCGGCGTCGTGGCAGATTGCGTTCGGCCCTTACGTGGCGGACTACTCGCGCTATCTACCCCGTAGCACATCCGCGTCGAAAACCTTCTGGGCCGTTGGCCTGGGTTCGGTGATCGGTGCGCAGGCGTCGATGGTGTTTGGCGTGTTCGCTGCGGCCCTGGCGGGTGCGCAATTTGCCCATCACGAAGTGTCGTTCATCGTCAGCCTGGGCGGTACCGGGGTTGTCGCGGCGCTGCTGTATTTCAGCATCGCCTTCGGCAAGGTCACCGTGACCACCCTGAATGCCTACGGCAGCTTCATGTCCATCGCGACGATCATCAGCGGTTTTCGTGGCAGCCGGCACATCTCGAGTGCCGTACGCCTGCTGTACATCTTCCTGATGGTGTCGATTGCCGCTGCGCTGGCGCTGTTGGGCAAGGACTCGTTCCTCAAGGACTTCTCCGCGTTCATCCTGTTCCTGCTTGCGTTCTTCACTCCGTGGAGCGCGATCAACCTGGTGGATTTCTACTGCATCACCAAGGAGCGCTACGACATTCCGGCGCTCTCCAACCCCAACGGTCGCTACGGTCGCTGGAATGTGATGGGCATCAGCATCTATGTATTCGGCGTGCTGATCCAGATGCCGTTCATCTCCACGCACTTCTACACCGGTCCCCTGGTCGCCAGCCTTGGCGACACCGATATCTCCTGGATCATCGGCCTGGTGGTACCGGCGGCGCTTTACTACTGGGCCGCGAAAAAGTGGCACAGCGCAATTCCTGAACACCTGATCCTGCCGGTAGAGCAGGGCGCTGCACCAACGACGACAAACGGGCTGGCTGCACAAGCCTGA